A single genomic interval of Pyrus communis chromosome 7, drPyrComm1.1, whole genome shotgun sequence harbors:
- the LOC137741008 gene encoding zinc finger CCCH domain-containing protein 2-like, translating to MSSVCAEQHKFHPSHQLLSFKKTLLRDTNIDIPPRKLLTSRRPQEFPSSDMYAAADCGSPRFSSVDEALLRKFLPYNTGSDGSDRSDDSDDDEVDPYSSDHFRMFEFKVRRCSRSRSHDWTDCPFAHPGEKARRRDPRRHNYSGTVCADYRRGSCSRGDSCEFSHGVFECWLHPARYRTEACKDGKNCKRKVCFFAHTPRQLRVLPADQVLSPMAGSKKKYHLNNSSVGSPRSCSNNNKQYCCLFCHSAAATSSPTSTLLGGMSHHLSPPVSPAAKHYSSVDEVHNSPVMSPCGGLGLGGLDQVHASTCGLMSYNEVVAELMSSLEAMKFHEAAAASAAASQKRWVDISFDMNMNYAAADDDLQQQQQQFILSPSTPSPSRPFGGGGGRGINFFDWDENCSSRNGSLLGFDRDTNIPINNKEIINGGGFTSAGDSDPDLGWVNDLLM from the coding sequence ATGAGTAGTGTTTGCGCCGAGCAGCACAAGTTCCACCCCTCCCACCAGCTCCTATCATTCAAGAAAACCCTCCTCAGGGACACCAACATTGACATCCCACCGAGGAAGCTCCTCACCAGCCGCAGACCCCAAGAATTTCCCTCTTCTGACATGTACGCCGCAGCTGACTGCGGATCCCCGCGCTTCTCCTCCGTTGACGAGGCCCTCCTCCGTAAATTCCTCCCCTACAACACCGGCTCTGATGGCTCTGATCGCTCTGATGACTCTGATGACGACGAGGTCGATCCCTACTCCTCCGACCACTTCCGCATGTTTGAGTTCAAGGTCCGCCGCTGCAGCCGCAGCCGCAGCCACGACTGGACTGACTGCCCTTTTGCCCACCCTGGAGAGAAGGCTCGCCGGAGGGACCCGCGCCGTCATAACTACTCAGGCACCGTGTGCGCGGACTATCGGCGTGGATCATGCAGCCGCGGCGACAGCTGTGAGTTTTCGCACGGAGTCTTTGAGTGCTGGCTACACCCGGCGAGGTATAGAACTGAGGCTTGCAAAGACGGGAAGAACTGCAAGAGGAAGGTGTGCTTCTTTGCGCACACGCCACGTCAGCTTAGGGTTTTGCCGGCGGATCAGGTGCTTTCCCCCATGGCTGGTTCCAAGAAGAAGTACCACCTGAACAACTCATCGGTGGGATCGCCCCGTTCCTGTTCGAACAACAATAAACAGTACTGCTGTTTGTTCTGTCATTCAGCAGCGGCGACGTCGTCTCCAACTTCGACTCTGTTGGGCGGTATGTCTCATCATTTGTCGCCGCCTGTGTCGCCAGCAGCTAAACACTACTCGTCGGTGGACGAGGTTCATAATTCGCCAGTTATGTCTCCCTGTGGTGGGTTAGGGTTGGGGGGTTTGGATCAGGTGCATGCAAGCACATGTGGGTTGATGAGCTACAACGAAGTGGTTGCTGAGCTCATGAGCTCCTTGGAGGCCATGAAATTCCATGAAGCTGCCGCTGCCTCTGCTGCAGCTTCTCAGAAGAGGTGGGTCGACATTTCATTTGATATGAATATGAATTATGCTGCTGCTGATGACGAtctgcagcagcagcaacaacagtTTATTCTTTCGCCGTCCACTCCGAGCCCAAGCCGACCATTTGGAGGCGGAGGAGGACGCGGAATCAATTTTTTTGACTGGGATGAAAATTGCTCATCAAGAAATGGAAGCTTATTGGGTTTTGATCGTGATACCAATATTCCCATTAACAATAAGGAGATCATTAACGGAGGAGGGTTTACCTCAGCCGGTGACTCGGACCCGGATCTTGGCTGGGTTAATGACCTCTTGATGTAA
- the LOC137739969 gene encoding double-stranded RNA-binding protein 1-like isoform X1 — MYKSRLQELCQQRKWRLPEYNSTKVGLDHNPRFSATVTINGLDFHTADIFRSSKEAQNDAAKLAFDHLSDNPQPKPRNPIPSPSSFPQPCPPSSSSASSFSALPSTPATDSNTTREIEIVEPKTQEIEIEIVEPTIPQLPLQFSGNVSGAAYQANATLSGKIDLQHLYKNQLQTYAQKRNLLLPVYSCEREGPPHNCRFKCRVTIDGQTYEGQEFLPTLKDAEHAVAKAALMSLLPNGVQEDDSGLFKNLLQELIQKEGFSIPIYSSRMSGEPHIPVFVSSVEIEGETFMGQEARSKKQAELSAAKVAYHTLRERKGKSSQLPLVLSSQKGQEASEILSSSSQSNPASVQHQQVRRNAHAILSPNTNTKEKKKENNVTAQGKSQHSVSSGPFTPTSGGEGFSSSYVVHGRAQEMNNGAGPVSQNGSTNCIMDSSPDPPARRSMYNKVSVYPRKSNMEYPEGTTVLPMSDQTWVACSHR, encoded by the exons ATGTACAAATCCAGGCTGCAGGAGCTCTGCCAGCAGAGGAAATGGCGGTTGCCGGAGTACAACTCCACCAAGGTTGGCCTCGACCATAACCCTCGCTTCTCCGCCACCGTCACAATCAACGGCCTCGACTTCCACACTGCCGATATCTTCAGGTCCTCCAAAGAAGCCCAAAACGACGCTGCTAAGCTTGCATTCGACCACCTCTCTGATAATCCCCAACCCAAACCCAGGAATCCCATTCCCAGCCCCTCCTCCTTCCCTCAACCATGTCCTCCCTCTTCCTCCTCCGCTTCCTCGTTCTCAG CGCTTCCTTCGACCCCGGCCACAGATTCCAATACTACACGAGAGATAGAGATAGTGGAACCGAAGACTcaagagatagagatagagatagTGGAACCAACGATTCCTCAGCTGCCACTTCAGTTTAGTGGTAACGTATCAGGTGCTGCTTATCAGGCGAATGCCACCTTGTCGGGTAAGATCG ATTTGCAACATTTGTACAAGAATCAACTGCAAACTTATGCACAAAAGAGAAATCTGCTTCTACCTGTGTACTCTTGTGAGCGCGAAGGTCCACCACATAACTGTCGTTTCAAGTGTAGGGTAACTATTGATGGACAGACATATGAGGGTCAAGAGTTTCTTCCCACACTGAAGGACGCTGAGCATGCAGTTGCAAAAGCTGCTTTAATGTCCCTTCTTCCAAATGGAGTTCAAGAG GATGATTCTGGTTTATTCAAAAACCTTTTACAAGAACTGATTCAGAAGGAAGGTTTTTCTATACCAATCTATAGCTCAAGGATGTCTGGTGAACCTCACATTCCAGTTTTTGTTTCATCTGTGGAGATAGAAGGAGAAACTTTTATGGGTCAAGAAGCAAGAAGCAAAAAGCAGGCAGAGTTGAGTGCAGCAAAGGTCGCTTACCATACCTTGAGAGAGCGTAAGG GTAAATCAAGTCAGCTACCTTTGGTCCTGTCCTCTCAGAAAGGGCAAGAAGCTTCAGAGATCTTATCTTCAAGTTCCCAGTCAAATCCAGCTTCTGTTCAACATCAACAAGTCAGGCGTAATGCACATGCAATCTTGTCTCCGAATACGAATactaaagagaagaaaaaggagaataaTG TAACTGCACAAGGAAAAAGTCAACACTCTGTATCTTCTGGACCTTTCACCCCTACATCAGGTGGGGAAGGATTCTCTTCCTCTTATGTTGTACATGGCCGTGCGCAGGAGATGAACAATGGTGCTGGCCCTGTGTCCCAAAATGGCTCCACTAATTGCATTATGGACTCTTCTCCTGACCCACCAGCTAGAAGGAGTATGTATAACAAGGTCTCCGTTTACCCACGCAAGTCAAATATGGAATATCCTGAAGGTACCACTGTGTTGCCCATGAGCGATCAAACGTGGGTTGCTTGCTCACACAGATGA
- the LOC137739969 gene encoding double-stranded RNA-binding protein 1-like isoform X3 — protein sequence MYKSRLQELCQQRKWRLPEYNSTKVGLDHNPRFSATVTINGLDFHTADIFRSSKEAQNDAAKLAFDHLSDNPQPKPRNPIPSPSSFPQPCPPSSSSASSFSALPSTPATDSNTTREIEIVEPKTQEIEIEIVEPTIPQLPLQFSGNVSGAAYQANATLSDLQHLYKNQLQTYAQKRNLLLPVYSCEREGPPHNCRFKCRVTIDGQTYEGQEFLPTLKDAEHAVAKAALMSLLPNGVQEDDSGLFKNLLQELIQKEGFSIPIYSSRMSGEPHIPVFVSSVEIEGETFMGQEARSKKQAELSAAKVAYHTLRERKGKSSQLPLVLSSQKGQEASEILSSSSQSNPASVQHQQVRRNAHAILSPNTNTKEKKKENNVTAQGKSQHSVSSGPFTPTSGGEGFSSSYVVHGRAQEMNNGAGPVSQNGSTNCIMDSSPDPPARRSMYNKVSVYPRKSNMEYPEGTTVLPMSDQTWVACSHR from the exons ATGTACAAATCCAGGCTGCAGGAGCTCTGCCAGCAGAGGAAATGGCGGTTGCCGGAGTACAACTCCACCAAGGTTGGCCTCGACCATAACCCTCGCTTCTCCGCCACCGTCACAATCAACGGCCTCGACTTCCACACTGCCGATATCTTCAGGTCCTCCAAAGAAGCCCAAAACGACGCTGCTAAGCTTGCATTCGACCACCTCTCTGATAATCCCCAACCCAAACCCAGGAATCCCATTCCCAGCCCCTCCTCCTTCCCTCAACCATGTCCTCCCTCTTCCTCCTCCGCTTCCTCGTTCTCAG CGCTTCCTTCGACCCCGGCCACAGATTCCAATACTACACGAGAGATAGAGATAGTGGAACCGAAGACTcaagagatagagatagagatagTGGAACCAACGATTCCTCAGCTGCCACTTCAGTTTAGTGGTAACGTATCAGGTGCTGCTTATCAGGCGAATGCCACCTTGTCGG ATTTGCAACATTTGTACAAGAATCAACTGCAAACTTATGCACAAAAGAGAAATCTGCTTCTACCTGTGTACTCTTGTGAGCGCGAAGGTCCACCACATAACTGTCGTTTCAAGTGTAGGGTAACTATTGATGGACAGACATATGAGGGTCAAGAGTTTCTTCCCACACTGAAGGACGCTGAGCATGCAGTTGCAAAAGCTGCTTTAATGTCCCTTCTTCCAAATGGAGTTCAAGAG GATGATTCTGGTTTATTCAAAAACCTTTTACAAGAACTGATTCAGAAGGAAGGTTTTTCTATACCAATCTATAGCTCAAGGATGTCTGGTGAACCTCACATTCCAGTTTTTGTTTCATCTGTGGAGATAGAAGGAGAAACTTTTATGGGTCAAGAAGCAAGAAGCAAAAAGCAGGCAGAGTTGAGTGCAGCAAAGGTCGCTTACCATACCTTGAGAGAGCGTAAGG GTAAATCAAGTCAGCTACCTTTGGTCCTGTCCTCTCAGAAAGGGCAAGAAGCTTCAGAGATCTTATCTTCAAGTTCCCAGTCAAATCCAGCTTCTGTTCAACATCAACAAGTCAGGCGTAATGCACATGCAATCTTGTCTCCGAATACGAATactaaagagaagaaaaaggagaataaTG TAACTGCACAAGGAAAAAGTCAACACTCTGTATCTTCTGGACCTTTCACCCCTACATCAGGTGGGGAAGGATTCTCTTCCTCTTATGTTGTACATGGCCGTGCGCAGGAGATGAACAATGGTGCTGGCCCTGTGTCCCAAAATGGCTCCACTAATTGCATTATGGACTCTTCTCCTGACCCACCAGCTAGAAGGAGTATGTATAACAAGGTCTCCGTTTACCCACGCAAGTCAAATATGGAATATCCTGAAGGTACCACTGTGTTGCCCATGAGCGATCAAACGTGGGTTGCTTGCTCACACAGATGA
- the LOC137739969 gene encoding double-stranded RNA-binding protein 1-like isoform X2, whose translation MYKSRLQELCQQRKWRLPEYNSTKVGLDHNPRFSATVTINGLDFHTADIFRSSKEAQNDAAKLAFDHLSDNPQPKPRNPIPSPSSFPQPCPPSSSSASSFSALPSTPATDSNTTREIEIVEPKTQEIEIEIVEPTIPQLPLQFSGNVSGAAYQANATLSGKIDLQHLYKNQLQTYAQKRNLLLPVYSCEREGPPHNCRFKCRVTIDGQTYEGQEFLPTLKDAEHAVAKAALMSLLPNGVQEDDSGLFKNLLQELIQKEGFSIPIYSSRMSGEPHIPVFVSSVEIEGETFMGQEARSKKQAELSAAKVAYHTLRERKSSQLPLVLSSQKGQEASEILSSSSQSNPASVQHQQVRRNAHAILSPNTNTKEKKKENNVTAQGKSQHSVSSGPFTPTSGGEGFSSSYVVHGRAQEMNNGAGPVSQNGSTNCIMDSSPDPPARRSMYNKVSVYPRKSNMEYPEGTTVLPMSDQTWVACSHR comes from the exons ATGTACAAATCCAGGCTGCAGGAGCTCTGCCAGCAGAGGAAATGGCGGTTGCCGGAGTACAACTCCACCAAGGTTGGCCTCGACCATAACCCTCGCTTCTCCGCCACCGTCACAATCAACGGCCTCGACTTCCACACTGCCGATATCTTCAGGTCCTCCAAAGAAGCCCAAAACGACGCTGCTAAGCTTGCATTCGACCACCTCTCTGATAATCCCCAACCCAAACCCAGGAATCCCATTCCCAGCCCCTCCTCCTTCCCTCAACCATGTCCTCCCTCTTCCTCCTCCGCTTCCTCGTTCTCAG CGCTTCCTTCGACCCCGGCCACAGATTCCAATACTACACGAGAGATAGAGATAGTGGAACCGAAGACTcaagagatagagatagagatagTGGAACCAACGATTCCTCAGCTGCCACTTCAGTTTAGTGGTAACGTATCAGGTGCTGCTTATCAGGCGAATGCCACCTTGTCGGGTAAGATCG ATTTGCAACATTTGTACAAGAATCAACTGCAAACTTATGCACAAAAGAGAAATCTGCTTCTACCTGTGTACTCTTGTGAGCGCGAAGGTCCACCACATAACTGTCGTTTCAAGTGTAGGGTAACTATTGATGGACAGACATATGAGGGTCAAGAGTTTCTTCCCACACTGAAGGACGCTGAGCATGCAGTTGCAAAAGCTGCTTTAATGTCCCTTCTTCCAAATGGAGTTCAAGAG GATGATTCTGGTTTATTCAAAAACCTTTTACAAGAACTGATTCAGAAGGAAGGTTTTTCTATACCAATCTATAGCTCAAGGATGTCTGGTGAACCTCACATTCCAGTTTTTGTTTCATCTGTGGAGATAGAAGGAGAAACTTTTATGGGTCAAGAAGCAAGAAGCAAAAAGCAGGCAGAGTTGAGTGCAGCAAAGGTCGCTTACCATACCTTGAGAGAGC GTAAATCAAGTCAGCTACCTTTGGTCCTGTCCTCTCAGAAAGGGCAAGAAGCTTCAGAGATCTTATCTTCAAGTTCCCAGTCAAATCCAGCTTCTGTTCAACATCAACAAGTCAGGCGTAATGCACATGCAATCTTGTCTCCGAATACGAATactaaagagaagaaaaaggagaataaTG TAACTGCACAAGGAAAAAGTCAACACTCTGTATCTTCTGGACCTTTCACCCCTACATCAGGTGGGGAAGGATTCTCTTCCTCTTATGTTGTACATGGCCGTGCGCAGGAGATGAACAATGGTGCTGGCCCTGTGTCCCAAAATGGCTCCACTAATTGCATTATGGACTCTTCTCCTGACCCACCAGCTAGAAGGAGTATGTATAACAAGGTCTCCGTTTACCCACGCAAGTCAAATATGGAATATCCTGAAGGTACCACTGTGTTGCCCATGAGCGATCAAACGTGGGTTGCTTGCTCACACAGATGA